A DNA window from Rhineura floridana isolate rRhiFlo1 chromosome 11, rRhiFlo1.hap2, whole genome shotgun sequence contains the following coding sequences:
- the LOC133367800 gene encoding olfactory receptor 14A16-like: MANQSTSTEFLLMGFSDEHDVQILHSVMFLFIYITALVGNVLIITAVALDHHLHSPMYFFLLNLAVLDVCYISTTVPKTIAISLTNNKVISFAGCVTQVFLVIMFVGAELALLTVMAYDRYVAICHPLRYRLIMNWNACIQMAAASWISTVIHAVLETTITFKLSFCGTNMIGQFFCNLPQLQKISCSDTKVNDILTYVIGISVNSFCFVFIFVSYGYIFSVVLRIPSVQGRYKAFSTCTPHLTVFSIFILTVVFSYLRPKSLSSPTVDLVSAVLYTVLPPVLNPIIYSLRNKDIQKAVWIILKNLKRLMA; encoded by the coding sequence ATGGCTAATCAATCTACTTCAACAGAGTTCCTTCTGATGGGATTCTCCGATGAGCATGATGTACAGATTTTGCACTCTGTGATGTTTCTCTTCATTTACATAACAGCTTTAGTGGGAAATGTTCTCATCATTACAGCTGTGGCCCTAGACCACCACCTTCACAGCCCCATGTACTTCTTTTTGCTCAACCTAGCAGTATTAGATGTTTGCTACATTTCTACTACTGTTCCCAAGACCATAGCCATTTCTTTGACAAACAACAAAGTGATTTCTTTTGCTGGTTGTGTCACACAAGTCTTCTTAGTTATCATGTTTGTTGGTGCTGAGCTTGCCTTGCTCACTGTCATGGCTTATGACCGTTACGTAGCAATCTGCCATCCTCTACGGTACCGACTAATCATGAACTGGAATGCCTGCATTCAAatggcagctgcttcctggatAAGCACTGTGATTCATGCAGTTCTGGAGACCACTATCACATTTAAACTGAGCTTCTGTGGAACCAATATGATTGGGCAGTTTTTCTGTAATCTGCCACAGTTACAAAAGATTTCTTGTAGTGATACAAAAGTTAATGACATTTTGACCTATGTCATTGGGATCAGCGTGAACTCATTTTGTTTTGTGTTCATCTTTGTTTCTTATGGCTACATCTTCTCTGTTGTGCTGAGGATTCCATCAGTTCAAGGTAGATACAAAGCTTTCTCTACCTGCACTCCCCACCTGACTGTCTTTTCTATATTTATCCTCACAGTTGTGTTTTCATACCTGAGACCTAAATCACTTTCCTCCCCCACTGTGGACTTGGTTTCTGCTGTGTTGTATACAGTTTTGCCACCGGTTCTGAATCCCATCATTTACAGCCTCAGGAACAAGGACATACAGAAGGCAGTGTGGATAATACTCAAGAATTTAAAACGTCTCATGGCATAA